In one window of Pristiophorus japonicus isolate sPriJap1 chromosome 9, sPriJap1.hap1, whole genome shotgun sequence DNA:
- the LOC139273498 gene encoding zinc finger protein ZFP2-like gives MIEGEDLQMRNSNQTSCQDLTVSLDSSGHDYHRPSNMEAKCTIHNGEKCYTCSVCGQDFSRSSDISRHQRVHTREWPFTCSKCGKGFTQSSLLTEHQQIYTRERPFPCSECGKGFTTSFDLLTHQRVHTGERPFTCSECGKGFTQSSNLLVHQRVHTGERPFTCSECGKGFTQSTHLLIHQRLHTGERPFTCSECGKGFTHSSHLTVHQRVHTGERSFPCSECGKRFSNSSHLLTHQRSHTGERRFTCSDCGKGFSTSFELLKHQRVHTGERPFICSMCGKGFTHSSSLLTHQRVHTGERRFTCSECKKGFTRSSLLTEHQRVHTGEKPFTCSECGKGFTRSSNLLTHQRVHK, from the coding sequence AtgatagaaggggaggatttgcagatgcgaaactcaaaccaaacatcatgtcaagatctgacagtgtcactcgattcatcgggacatGACTATCATCGGCCTTCGAATATGGAAGCAAAATGCACCATTCACAATGGGGAGAAAtgctacacgtgctctgtgtgtggacaagactTCAGCCGATCCTCTGACATAtcaagacaccagcgagttcacactagggagtggccattcacctgctctaagtgtgggaaggggttcactcagtcatcccttctcactgaacaccagcaaatttacactagggagaggccattcccctgctctgagtgtgggaaggggttcactacTTCattcgacctgctgacacaccagcgggttcacactggggagaggccgttcacctgctctgagtgtgggaagggattcactcagtcatccaacctgctggtacaccagcgagttcacacaggggagagaccattcacctgctctgagtgtgggaagggattcactcagtcaacccacctgctgatacaccaacgacttcacactggggagaggccgttcacctgctcggagtgtggaaaGGGTTTCACTCATTCATCCCATCTCactgtacaccagcgagttcatactggggagaggtcgttcccctgttctgagtgtgggaagagattctctaattcatcccacctgctgacacaccagcgaagtcacactggggagaggcggttcacctgctctgattgtgggaagggtttCTCTACTTCATTCgagctgctgaaacaccagcgagttcacactggggagagaccattcatctgctccatgtgtgggaagggattcactcattcatccagcctgctgacacaccagcgagttcacactggggagaggcgatTCACCTGCTCCGAATGtaagaagggattcactcggtcatccctcctcactgaacaccagcgagttcacactggggagaaaccgttcacctgctccgagtgtgggaagggattcactcggtcatccaacctgctgacacaccagcgagttcataagtGA